DNA sequence from the Tachysurus fulvidraco isolate hzauxx_2018 chromosome 1, HZAU_PFXX_2.0, whole genome shotgun sequence genome:
TCCCCTGTCCACGAGGTTTACCAGAGTGGTTTGAGAGGAGGACATGAGAACAGGAGGATTTCTCATAATAGGGGATGGCAGATAAGCATGCGCAGGCAGTTCAGGAGAAATGAGCTGTTCCAGAAGCGTAGTGAGCTCAGAGATGATATGACGCAGTTGGAAGCGGCGATAGCCGGCCATGGGGTCAGCAGGCGCAGGTCTTGGATAGGGAGAAGGACGAGGGTCCCGGCGGGTGTAGCCAGGCTGAATTGACCGACCTGGAGGTGAAGGATCTAAGGAGAGAAAAGAGTAACTGACTTAGTAGAGATAGAGGAAATGAAGCTtgagatatgtatatgttagCAAGCCCAGCCAGGGGATAAAAAGACAGGCTGAGAtcataaacaattaacaggcTTGAGAAGTTAAAGAACTCCACTTGtacacaagcaatattacaGCAGCAATAGCTTAACAATAGTAATGTTATAGAATGACGAATAGGTAAGAGCCTTTTTACATAATATCATGTGACATAAAATAGACTCATAGAGTGAATATAATCAGAAAACATCATATACAGGAGAAGATAGCAAAAGGGAAACTTACTCATTTTAGTTGAATGCAGGTTTACTCCTCAGGGCAGATGTCTGTCGTAAAAGACTCAGAAGCAAATGGCAAATGTAACTTTGACGAGGGAATGGAGCCcctttttgtgcacatttgtaataacaaatgtaaacttgttatgaaaaatgggaaagacagtggttctcagaccttggcccatagcgATAACATGTTAGGTAGAATGGAAAaaaccattgttcccagaccgtAGCTCAtgaattgttatggaaaatgaagaagaccatgggtctcagaccttggcccatagcgAAAACATGTTAGgtagaatggaaaaaaacaggggGCCACAgtcctaggccctgagaactaaaggaa
Encoded proteins:
- the LOC125138517 gene encoding DNA-directed RNA polymerase II subunit RPB1-like isoform X1 produces the protein MNPSPPGRSIQPGYTRRDPRPSPYPRPAPADPMAGYRRFQLRHIISELTTLLEQLISPELPAHAYLPSPIMRNPPVLMSSSQTTLVNLVDRGSQTDGCPHAHPCTREPGTPGSPPPYAYVRPLSPTFPSSPSDSNPASPDYTPESPDYTPGSPDYTPTTPLY